A portion of the Adhaeribacter radiodurans genome contains these proteins:
- a CDS encoding RagB/SusD family nutrient uptake outer membrane protein: MSSCHDILDITPVDRYTDAVLWEDINLSKAYLLDTYRGTGIGYRQYMVTGVSDESQIKFRENFYVRGDISPDNAAPWGLSSYLPGWNDHYKNIQKINKFLDNVGRAVEAASADNKTSVQAQVDILRGEALYLRAFAYTELARTYGGVPLLATESQINQDFQSITRASFEETINFIVKDCDDAAALLLEKSRTEMGKATKAAALALKSRILLFAASNLTADGTAGSKFVGYTNPNRPALWKAAQLAAKAVMDLPEVGLESFGAPNKEQVSNSMAAFFEKRDLASPEVIWGKMYSTIDGDINSMNGQNAPSSTGFATSTNPSQKLVDTYQMEDGSNFYEHFAVDNDVYRNISGKYKNENIYKNRDPRFYATILYDSALWNGKNVDIRTRVTIENGVETKRVFGFDTENSTYNAHNATVTGYSLRKLLIGNLTDPLNRNNNAYIEFRYPEILLNYAEASIELGEISEAAIYINMIRNRAGMPDFTGDITQALRYERQIELAFENQRWYDMRRWKILVPELTNVYGIKIDEITNNGVISTTWKRFVTQTREAVDRMLWIPIPRIEINKAPQLEQNPGYN, encoded by the coding sequence ATGTCTTCCTGCCACGACATCCTTGATATAACGCCGGTAGATAGGTATACCGACGCGGTACTCTGGGAAGATATTAACTTATCTAAGGCTTATTTGCTGGATACCTACCGGGGTACCGGTATTGGTTACCGGCAATATATGGTAACCGGGGTATCAGATGAGTCACAAATTAAATTCCGGGAAAACTTTTACGTGAGAGGTGACATCTCGCCCGATAATGCCGCCCCCTGGGGATTGTCGAGCTACCTTCCGGGCTGGAACGACCATTACAAAAACATACAAAAGATTAACAAGTTTCTCGATAATGTAGGACGTGCGGTAGAAGCTGCTTCCGCAGATAACAAAACTTCAGTACAGGCTCAGGTAGATATTTTGCGGGGTGAGGCTTTGTATTTACGGGCGTTTGCCTATACTGAGCTTGCTCGCACTTATGGAGGTGTTCCCCTGCTGGCAACAGAAAGTCAAATAAATCAGGACTTCCAGTCTATAACGCGGGCCTCCTTTGAGGAGACTATTAATTTTATTGTAAAAGACTGCGACGATGCTGCCGCGCTCCTGCTTGAAAAAAGTAGAACCGAGATGGGTAAGGCTACCAAAGCGGCGGCACTAGCTTTAAAATCTAGAATTTTGTTGTTTGCCGCCAGTAATTTAACTGCTGATGGAACTGCTGGAAGCAAGTTTGTTGGTTATACAAACCCTAATAGACCGGCGCTATGGAAGGCCGCCCAGCTTGCTGCCAAAGCAGTAATGGATTTGCCTGAAGTTGGTCTGGAAAGTTTTGGCGCCCCTAACAAAGAGCAAGTAAGTAATAGTATGGCTGCCTTCTTCGAAAAAAGGGATCTGGCAAGCCCCGAAGTAATTTGGGGTAAAATGTATTCGACCATTGACGGCGATATAAACTCAATGAATGGACAGAATGCGCCGAGCAGCACCGGGTTCGCTACTTCCACCAATCCTTCGCAAAAGTTAGTCGATACCTATCAGATGGAGGACGGCAGTAATTTTTATGAGCATTTCGCGGTGGATAACGACGTATATAGAAATATTTCTGGTAAGTATAAAAATGAAAATATTTACAAAAATCGCGATCCCCGATTCTATGCGACCATTCTTTATGATAGCGCTCTTTGGAACGGAAAAAATGTCGATATCCGTACACGGGTAACTATTGAAAATGGTGTGGAAACTAAACGGGTTTTTGGATTTGATACTGAAAATAGTACATACAATGCGCACAATGCAACAGTTACTGGTTATAGCCTTCGTAAATTACTAATTGGAAATTTAACTGATCCGCTAAACCGGAATAATAATGCCTATATAGAATTCAGATACCCGGAGATTCTGTTAAACTATGCAGAAGCCAGCATCGAATTAGGAGAAATTTCGGAAGCAGCAATCTATATAAACATGATTCGCAATCGAGCGGGTATGCCTGATTTTACCGGAGACATAACCCAGGCATTGCGCTATGAAAGACAGATTGAGCTGGCTTTTGAGAACCAACGTTGGTATGATATGAGAAGGTGGAAAATTTTGGTTCCGGAACTGACCAATGTTTATGGAATTAAGATTGATGAGATCACAAACAATGGCGTTATTTCGACTACCTGGAAACGATTTGTTACGCAGACACGGGAGGCAGTTGATAGAATGCTATGGATTCCGATACCACGCATAGAAATAAATAAAGCTCCTCAGCTTGAACAGAATCCAGGTTATAACTGA
- a CDS encoding GMC oxidoreductase, whose protein sequence is MEEIKYDSAKERTFDAIVIGSGMSGGWAAKEFTEKGLKTLVLERGRDVKHIKDYPTANKLPYEFEHRGEIPLEEKKKDPLIGSYYAFKEDTKHFFVRDSEHPYVQEKPFDWIRGYQVGGKSLMWAKATQRWSNFDYEGPARDGFAVDWPIREKDMAPWYSHVERFVGIAGNRDGLKQLPDGEFLPAFPLNIVEDYFKKRMTELYEHRHVISERVAHITKPNPIHHEQGRAQCLSRNLCSRGCPLGGYFSSNSSTIPWAAKTGNMTLRPFSVVHSIIYNNEKGKATGVRVIDANTKEMIEYNAKVIFVNAGALNSNLVLLNSTSHRFPNGIGNDNGLMGKFVAFHNYSARISATLEQGFEEYDPIGRNPAGGGYMPRFRNLFKQETNFLRGYAAGLSAYRSSPTDSSGVGVDLKERLLNPKLGPWKIGSHMMGETIPKETNLVSLDRTMTDAWGIPLLKISVAYDDNDEKMKQDYFEQFSDMFTRAGFSNIQIQNSLPNPGNEIHEMGGVRMGNDPKTSLLNKWNQLHLCKNVYVTDGAAMTSTSTQNPSLTYMALTARAVDHAVNQLKRGEL, encoded by the coding sequence ATGGAAGAAATAAAATACGATTCGGCAAAAGAACGGACATTTGACGCCATCGTGATAGGATCAGGTATGAGCGGTGGTTGGGCTGCCAAGGAGTTTACCGAAAAAGGATTAAAGACATTGGTGCTGGAACGCGGTCGGGATGTCAAACATATCAAAGATTACCCAACTGCGAACAAATTGCCTTACGAATTTGAGCACAGGGGAGAAATACCGCTGGAGGAGAAAAAAAAGGATCCGCTTATAGGCAGTTATTATGCCTTTAAGGAGGACACAAAACATTTTTTTGTAAGAGATAGTGAGCATCCTTATGTTCAGGAAAAACCGTTCGACTGGATCCGCGGTTACCAGGTAGGAGGTAAATCGCTGATGTGGGCAAAGGCTACCCAACGTTGGAGTAACTTCGATTATGAGGGCCCGGCAAGAGATGGCTTTGCCGTAGACTGGCCCATCCGGGAAAAGGATATGGCTCCCTGGTACAGCCATGTAGAGCGGTTTGTGGGCATTGCCGGAAACCGCGACGGATTGAAACAATTGCCGGATGGCGAGTTTCTGCCGGCTTTTCCTCTGAATATAGTGGAAGATTATTTTAAAAAAAGAATGACGGAACTCTATGAGCACCGCCATGTAATCAGCGAAAGGGTTGCGCACATAACTAAGCCAAATCCGATCCACCACGAACAGGGAAGGGCGCAGTGTCTTAGCCGTAATCTTTGCTCGCGGGGTTGCCCGCTCGGTGGCTATTTCAGCAGTAACTCCTCCACGATACCTTGGGCAGCCAAGACCGGCAACATGACCTTACGGCCTTTTTCCGTTGTTCATTCCATTATTTATAACAACGAAAAGGGAAAAGCAACAGGTGTTAGAGTAATTGATGCAAATACCAAAGAGATGATTGAATATAATGCCAAGGTAATTTTTGTAAATGCCGGCGCATTAAATTCAAACTTGGTCTTGCTCAATTCCACATCGCATCGCTTTCCGAACGGGATTGGCAATGATAACGGCCTGATGGGTAAATTTGTAGCTTTTCACAATTACAGCGCGCGCATTAGCGCCACACTGGAACAAGGATTTGAGGAATATGACCCTATTGGCAGAAATCCGGCAGGCGGAGGTTATATGCCGCGTTTCAGAAACCTTTTTAAACAGGAAACCAATTTCCTACGAGGCTATGCGGCGGGTTTGTCCGCTTACCGAAGCTCGCCTACTGATTCATCTGGTGTAGGGGTAGATTTAAAGGAACGGCTGTTAAATCCCAAACTAGGACCCTGGAAAATAGGTTCGCACATGATGGGTGAAACAATCCCAAAGGAAACCAATCTGGTAAGCCTTGACCGCACGATGACTGACGCCTGGGGAATACCATTACTGAAGATATCGGTCGCTTATGACGATAATGATGAGAAGATGAAGCAGGATTATTTCGAGCAATTCTCGGATATGTTTACGCGGGCTGGTTTTAGCAATATACAAATACAAAATTCTTTGCCGAATCCGGGAAACGAAATTCATGAGATGGGTGGTGTTAGAATGGGTAATGACCCTAAAACCTCTTTGTTGAATAAATGGAATCA
- a CDS encoding SusC/RagA family TonB-linked outer membrane protein, producing the protein MQSITFAQQKTVTGTVKDERSTPIPGVTVLVKGTSKGTTTDVNGKYSLHVSPDEVLVFSIIGYVSKEVTVGSRTTVDVSMTEDMQSLSEVVIVGFGAEKKVNVIGSIETISTKEIKASPVGSVSNALAGRLPGLVVQQPQGEPGADAAQLLIRGRGTLGNSAPLIIIDGTEGRDINALNANDIESISVLKDASAAIYGARAANGVILVTTKKGAQGKPRIDYSMYQGLSKPTWLPEMTDAATYAQMVREMQTYDGVTEANLRYKPEDVEKYRSGEYPWTHPNTNWNDVTLRNFANTSNHNLSISGGTDRVTYYGGIGYFHSDGIYKRDANDFKRFNIKVNVDFNVNKYLTVGVALNEIQENRMSSAMDRETIFNVVNQGRPTDFAYWPNGQLATGSFGLGYHPAVISTLDYGFNDRKNLMSYNTLNASLKIPGVEGLALTTYYSYDIDFNKGKLFTQPLEGYTFNRAAYLAAGNTGKEDGSAFLTKISNNTPRTLENTYGNATRKLYHLQMDYTKTFNNVHNLSAFVAYEQFKNETNSTSAFRTGFVSSALPYLFAGGNLNKDNYETVGIDTRVNYFGRLSYNFKEKYLFQFTLRRDGSVRFSEESGRWGTFPSALVGWVVSKESFMQDKFVNFLKLKASWGRMGNDQVDPFQYLASYSFGTGGVYGTGLNYSNSLFQNVTPNPNITWEIANMTNVGFESAFFNDFFLNADFFYQRRSRILVARNASVPDFTGISLPNENFGIVDSKGLEVELGYQKGKSEVTYGITGNFTFARNKIVEFDEPKQVVEWQRRTGHPIGAILLHKSAGIFKNADQVNSTPHVTGAIPGDVIIEDVNGDGQITADDRVLFDQTSVPEITYAASLNVGYKALRLTALITGVGTAWRQMLGSQQGLQGNYYQFQADGRWTPENPNATKPRTPNGWQPYWRNNSFRTDMEYQNMEFARLKNVELSYTLPKKFQNTLKMANAEIYLSGQNLFLFYASQGIWDPEFSGNRDNYPIMKVYTIGARVSF; encoded by the coding sequence GTGCAATCGATTACATTTGCTCAGCAAAAAACGGTTACTGGCACCGTGAAAGATGAAAGGTCAACTCCAATTCCTGGAGTAACTGTATTGGTAAAAGGAACTTCTAAGGGTACTACCACTGATGTAAATGGTAAATATAGTTTGCATGTTTCTCCGGATGAGGTTCTGGTTTTTTCAATTATCGGGTATGTTTCAAAGGAAGTTACCGTAGGAAGCCGGACAACTGTTGATGTTAGTATGACCGAAGACATGCAAAGTCTTTCCGAAGTGGTAATCGTTGGGTTTGGAGCGGAAAAAAAAGTAAACGTTATTGGGTCCATCGAAACGATTTCGACGAAAGAGATCAAGGCATCGCCTGTTGGGTCAGTTTCCAACGCTTTGGCCGGACGGTTGCCGGGGCTAGTTGTACAACAACCGCAGGGAGAACCTGGTGCTGATGCGGCGCAGCTGTTAATTCGTGGTAGAGGTACATTGGGCAACAGTGCCCCGTTGATTATTATTGATGGCACGGAAGGAAGGGATATCAATGCTTTAAACGCGAATGATATTGAGAGTATCAGTGTTCTCAAAGACGCTTCCGCCGCTATTTATGGGGCGCGTGCGGCCAACGGTGTAATTCTGGTTACTACGAAAAAAGGCGCACAGGGTAAACCCAGGATAGATTATTCGATGTATCAAGGACTATCAAAACCTACTTGGTTGCCCGAAATGACGGATGCCGCTACTTACGCCCAAATGGTGCGAGAAATGCAAACCTATGATGGTGTTACGGAAGCCAACTTGCGGTATAAGCCGGAAGATGTCGAAAAATACAGATCGGGCGAATATCCCTGGACTCATCCGAATACTAACTGGAATGACGTTACATTGCGGAACTTTGCTAACACCTCGAACCATAACCTTTCTATTAGCGGTGGAACCGATCGAGTTACCTATTATGGTGGTATAGGTTATTTTCACTCCGATGGTATTTATAAACGTGATGCGAATGATTTTAAGCGTTTTAACATCAAGGTGAACGTTGATTTTAATGTCAATAAGTACTTAACTGTAGGGGTGGCGTTGAACGAAATCCAGGAAAACAGGATGTCCTCGGCGATGGATAGAGAAACAATTTTTAACGTTGTGAATCAAGGCCGACCTACCGATTTTGCTTACTGGCCCAACGGTCAGCTTGCTACCGGTTCTTTTGGTTTGGGATATCATCCTGCTGTTATCTCTACACTTGATTATGGTTTTAACGACCGGAAGAACTTAATGAGTTACAACACGCTCAATGCTTCCTTAAAAATTCCAGGTGTAGAAGGACTGGCTTTGACAACCTATTATTCTTATGACATCGACTTCAACAAAGGTAAGCTTTTTACCCAGCCATTAGAAGGGTATACCTTTAATCGTGCTGCGTACCTGGCCGCCGGAAATACCGGAAAGGAAGACGGCTCCGCGTTTTTGACCAAGATATCAAACAATACTCCCAGAACATTGGAAAATACTTATGGTAACGCTACCCGCAAACTCTATCATTTGCAGATGGATTACACGAAGACTTTTAACAATGTTCATAACCTGAGTGCCTTTGTAGCCTACGAGCAATTTAAAAACGAAACCAATAGTACATCAGCGTTCCGTACCGGTTTTGTCAGCAGCGCGCTGCCTTACCTATTTGCAGGAGGTAATCTTAATAAAGATAACTATGAAACGGTTGGGATAGATACCAGAGTTAATTACTTCGGAAGACTTAGCTACAATTTTAAAGAAAAATACCTGTTTCAATTCACTTTACGCCGAGATGGATCCGTGCGCTTTTCGGAAGAAAGTGGACGTTGGGGTACCTTCCCCAGTGCATTAGTAGGCTGGGTAGTTTCCAAGGAAAGCTTCATGCAGGATAAGTTTGTTAATTTTTTAAAATTGAAGGCATCGTGGGGAAGAATGGGCAACGACCAGGTAGACCCTTTCCAATACCTGGCTAGTTACTCGTTTGGCACTGGTGGCGTTTATGGCACCGGTTTAAATTATAGCAACAGCCTTTTCCAGAATGTAACCCCGAACCCTAATATTACCTGGGAAATTGCCAATATGACCAATGTCGGTTTCGAGTCGGCGTTCTTTAATGACTTCTTTTTAAATGCTGATTTCTTTTATCAGCGCAGAAGCCGGATTCTGGTAGCGAGAAATGCTTCGGTGCCTGACTTTACCGGAATTTCCCTTCCGAATGAAAACTTTGGTATTGTGGATAGCAAAGGTTTAGAAGTAGAATTAGGATACCAAAAAGGAAAATCTGAAGTAACCTACGGTATAACCGGCAACTTTACGTTTGCCAGGAACAAGATAGTGGAGTTCGATGAGCCTAAACAGGTGGTGGAATGGCAGAGAAGAACCGGACATCCGATCGGTGCCATACTGCTTCATAAATCCGCGGGTATTTTCAAAAATGCAGACCAAGTAAATTCAACACCGCATGTGACGGGAGCCATACCGGGTGACGTGATTATTGAAGATGTGAACGGAGATGGTCAAATCACCGCCGATGACCGAGTTTTATTTGATCAGACGAGCGTTCCGGAAATAACTTATGCCGCATCGCTTAATGTAGGGTATAAAGCCTTGCGTTTAACTGCCTTAATAACCGGAGTTGGGACGGCCTGGAGGCAGATGCTTGGTTCTCAGCAAGGTTTGCAAGGTAATTACTACCAGTTTCAGGCCGACGGACGCTGGACACCTGAAAATCCAAATGCTACCAAACCCAGAACCCCTAATGGCTGGCAGCCTTATTGGAGAAACAATAGCTTTCGGACAGATATGGAGTATCAGAATATGGAATTTGCCCGGTTAAAAAATGTGGAATTGAGCTACACGTTGCCAAAAAAATTCCAGAACACCCTTAAGATGGCCAATGCAGAAATTTATTTATCCGGACAAAATTTATTCCTCTTTTATGCTTCTCAGGGTATCTGGGATCCGGAATTCAGCGGCAACCGGGATAACTACCCGATTATGAAGGTCTATACAATAGGTGCCCGGGTATCTTTTTAA
- a CDS encoding gluconate 2-dehydrogenase subunit 3 family protein: protein MNRRVSIRNMIIFAGGVTFLPACLGPEGKASVALSNINISAQQEKLLSTIAATLIPKTDTPGADETGAHLFVLKMVDDCYEKADQDKFVLGLDQLEKAAQKRFGKSMLKCTAADRQKLLQGVEDKDGFAPEVYDFYKIMKQRTIQGYMTSQFVLQEIEHYTIIPTVKYDGYHRIGN from the coding sequence ATGAATAGAAGAGTTTCTATCAGGAATATGATCATTTTTGCAGGCGGGGTAACCTTTTTGCCTGCTTGCTTAGGACCTGAAGGAAAGGCATCCGTAGCCCTTAGTAATATCAATATTTCCGCTCAACAGGAAAAACTTCTATCTACTATTGCAGCTACCCTCATCCCGAAAACCGATACACCGGGTGCCGACGAAACAGGCGCCCATCTGTTTGTCCTGAAAATGGTAGATGATTGCTACGAGAAAGCTGATCAGGATAAATTTGTACTGGGCCTGGATCAACTGGAGAAGGCTGCCCAAAAGCGTTTCGGAAAATCGATGCTTAAATGTACCGCCGCTGACCGGCAAAAGCTGCTGCAAGGGGTAGAAGATAAAGATGGATTCGCGCCGGAAGTTTATGACTTCTACAAGATTATGAAGCAACGCACCATTCAGGGTTATATGACCTCCCAATTTGTGTTGCAGGAAATTGAGCATTATACAATTATTCCTACTGTTAAATACGACGGATATCACCGGATTGGAAATTAA
- a CDS encoding S9 family peptidase, giving the protein MRETEYKETRNLIFHIDDIFEIRNLSGIQISPDGSKIVYVRTVSDLNQNTGQDYIVLTSTSDKKSEILGEGSSPVWSPDGLSIAYHASQNNQTGIWIYSLKNHTTRFLTAVYESSYFINHLTETNFCWSPDGQYIAYVSTDPYSTPEAQDNQIMAVDRLLYKTKGGWGRPFFADGYTSHIWIIPTHGGEPQIITPGDYNEHSISWSPDSTQIAFISNHTADPDNNQNCDLWTVSIDTKKIEKLTHHVGTAFQPSWSPDGKHITYLATTSAISTNDSPADDTHLYIVPAGGGSPQCLTQVLDRRIENIQWHPLGEWVYFCAGNQGSTSLYRVSISNNEIETILAGNSQVQEYSLAPDGNSIAYISTDITHPSEIFLKKASEPSGVQITAENKDLLDERNLQEVKEFWFDSFDETPVQGWIMPPRSLQDLKKYPLILVIHGGPHNMFGYSFYPFMQLLAAQGYGVLFINPRGSSGYGQAFSKGTVLNWGGGDYKDLMLGLDYAIANNSWIDGEQLGVTGQSYGGYMTNWIITQTNRFKAAVVDGGISNLISFAGTSLYHSLMESEFNGSVYDNFSLLWQWSPLRNVKNVKTPTLFLHGTKDNEVPVTQAEEIYIALKKLGVTASFVQYLEEGHGWRPDLKPKSRYDLYNRVLNWFDEYLK; this is encoded by the coding sequence ATGAGAGAGACGGAATATAAAGAGACGCGCAACCTCATTTTTCATATTGATGACATATTTGAAATTCGCAATCTAAGTGGTATACAAATTTCTCCTGATGGCAGTAAAATCGTTTATGTTAGAACTGTAAGCGATTTAAACCAAAACACAGGACAAGATTATATTGTATTAACATCTACTTCCGATAAAAAATCGGAAATTCTAGGCGAAGGTTCTTCACCGGTATGGTCTCCGGATGGTTTATCTATTGCTTATCACGCATCCCAAAACAACCAGACCGGCATATGGATTTATAGTTTAAAAAATCATACAACACGGTTCCTGACTGCAGTGTATGAATCATCTTACTTTATTAATCATCTGACCGAAACGAATTTCTGTTGGTCACCGGATGGGCAATATATTGCCTATGTAAGTACCGATCCATATTCTACGCCAGAAGCCCAGGATAACCAGATTATGGCAGTAGATAGGCTGCTATATAAAACCAAAGGCGGATGGGGCCGACCATTTTTTGCGGATGGGTATACGAGCCATATTTGGATAATTCCTACTCATGGCGGCGAGCCGCAAATTATAACACCGGGGGATTATAATGAACATTCTATTTCATGGTCTCCGGACAGTACTCAGATTGCCTTTATCAGCAATCATACCGCTGATCCGGACAATAATCAGAATTGCGATTTATGGACAGTTAGTATCGATACAAAAAAAATAGAAAAACTAACGCACCATGTGGGCACCGCCTTTCAGCCCTCCTGGTCGCCCGATGGAAAGCACATAACGTACCTGGCCACAACCAGTGCCATCAGTACGAACGACAGTCCCGCTGACGATACGCATCTATATATTGTACCAGCAGGAGGCGGATCGCCACAGTGTTTAACCCAAGTATTAGATCGAAGAATAGAAAATATTCAATGGCATCCACTTGGAGAATGGGTTTACTTTTGCGCCGGGAACCAAGGCTCAACCTCCCTGTACCGGGTATCCATTAGCAACAATGAAATTGAAACAATCCTGGCGGGTAATTCTCAAGTGCAAGAGTACAGCCTGGCACCTGACGGTAACTCTATAGCTTATATTTCAACAGACATTACGCATCCGTCAGAGATTTTCCTGAAAAAAGCCAGCGAGCCTTCCGGCGTTCAAATCACAGCTGAAAATAAAGATTTGCTGGATGAGCGGAACCTGCAAGAGGTTAAGGAGTTCTGGTTTGATAGCTTTGACGAAACTCCGGTACAAGGCTGGATCATGCCGCCTCGTTCTTTACAGGATTTAAAAAAGTACCCTTTAATCCTGGTTATTCACGGCGGCCCGCACAATATGTTCGGCTATTCTTTTTACCCGTTTATGCAATTGTTAGCGGCGCAAGGGTATGGGGTGCTATTCATTAACCCAAGAGGCAGCAGCGGCTATGGCCAGGCATTTTCGAAAGGCACTGTTCTGAACTGGGGTGGCGGCGATTATAAAGATTTGATGCTCGGACTAGATTATGCCATTGCTAATAATTCCTGGATTGACGGAGAACAATTAGGGGTAACAGGCCAGAGCTACGGCGGCTACATGACCAACTGGATCATCACGCAAACCAATCGCTTCAAAGCAGCTGTTGTTGACGGCGGTATTAGCAACCTGATTAGTTTTGCGGGCACCTCTTTGTATCATTCGCTTATGGAATCGGAATTTAACGGAAGTGTTTACGATAATTTTTCCCTGCTTTGGCAATGGTCGCCGCTGCGGAATGTAAAAAATGTTAAAACTCCTACGCTGTTCCTGCATGGCACTAAAGACAACGAGGTTCCGGTAACCCAGGCCGAAGAAATTTACATCGCCTTAAAAAAATTAGGAGTTACCGCATCTTTCGTGCAGTATCTCGAGGAAGGCCATGGCTGGCGACCGGATTTAAAGCCAAAAAGCAGGTATGATTTATACAATCGGGTGCTGAACTGGTTTGATGAGTACCTAAAGTAA